ACACTTTGGCACTCATGCTGCCCTGACGTAAATTCATGAAACTATCAACTCTAGCTCGCTTAGTCTCTACTGGCATATAATGTTTAATAAAGGCCTCCTAGAATTCCCGCCAAGATGCTGGAGGTGCATGTGTTCCTCTAGATAATACCCAAGTACGATACCAACTTGCTGCAAGGTCTTGCAGGCGATAAGTGGCTAACTCTACTGATTCAACTTCTGTAGAATGCATAACTCGTAATGTTCTACTTACCCAGTCTATGAAGTCTTGCGGTTCTTCATCTATTCTAGATCCTATATAAGCTGGAGGGTCAAATTATAGGAAATCCCAAACTCTTGTACTAGCAACTCCCCTAACATAAACATCGGTATTTTGCCGCAGAGCTTGAGCTGGTACTAGCTCAGTCAAGAGTCTGATGGCGTCTCGTATGTCCTGCCCCTGACTATTCGATGGAGGAACGGAATGTGCAGTAGTTGCAAACCGTCTTAGTTCCTCTGGAGGGGGAGGGGTTTGTAAAGTCTTAACTTGAACCTCGTCATGTGCTTCGCTTTGATCTATACCTACTAATGGCACTTGACTGGTGCCCTCGTCTGCTACTAATTTGCACTTCTAGGCAACTGAATCTCTTCAACTCATAGAACACACACTGTAATCAAAACATTCTGTTAGCTGAATAAACTGTTATACTGTGGCTTTATCGCGCGATCTAAATGAGAAGCAATGATGACTCTCCTAATTTAGCTTGTAGACACCCCTAGGACTGAACTGCTCTGATATAACTTTTGTCACCGACCCCATcctagggccgcgacgggcaatTGGAGTTAACCACCGATTACCACTAACCTGCTATCTCATACTCATACATAAACTGCTAAATCATAAATAAAGCTTTAAAGGGAAAACATACTATATACTGGGATTTCTTACAAATGGATGGCCGATAAGACCTACCATGACTGCTATACAAACTATATCTAAACCATAGGATTCATGTCTACAAGCCTTCAAAGAATAACTACTTAACTGAACATAAGAACGGGATGAGGCCCCACCATACCCATATATAAAACTAGACATACCACTGTACTCGCAACTCCGGAACAAAGGAGTGCCTTCGAGTTTGCTACCTATTATCCTACTGATGTTTGTCTTTTCTCGAACTACCTATACGTGCGGGCATAAAAATGCAGCGTCCCCCCAAGAGAAAGGGATGTCAGTATGACtgatgtactgagtatgtaaggtagaAATACAATCATAAAGAAACTAAGTAATATCATAGACAATAATAATATAACTCAAATACAAGCACTTCTCTGAACTATCTATATGTTAGCCTAGAAAGACAGTACAAGAAACAAGAAGGTAATTGAAGTATGTTAGAAGGGATGAGAATGCATATGAAACATATGGCATATTTGGATATGCCATCCTTACTAAAATAAAGAGTAACATAAATAAACTCAAAATATAACTAAAGTGCATCGCTTACTTTTGAATATGCTATCATACTAGTAATACCAGATCTATATATGTGGTGTCTCTCATATCTAAATACATACTATCATAATCTATATAAGTGCTTGATCGCTATCTCACATAATGGGCTCTGCACGCCCAAACATGTATATCCGTCTGAACGATCTCAATCCATCGGAACGCTATGTGTCTGAACACTCATGCGTCTGAACACTATGTGTCTGAACACTTTGCGTCTGAATGCTATGCGTCTGAACGGTTACTATCTTTATTTATATGCATCTAAAAGTCTAAATGTCTATCTCATGTATAACTATAGAGTGCTAAACCAATATACGGAACATGCTACATTCATCATCTACTGTAAGGACCCATAAAAatataaaaccaaaaaaaaaaaacttggcgtttagtggtgccaagttagattcctacgttattatagtagaaaattcttcgcggcgagcttgcgagccacggttcgaggttggagaagctgaacaaataggaccagaccttgtgcatcaggttattgaaaaggttaagttcataaaagagcggttgaaaactgctcagagtcgtcaaaaatcatattcggatgttcgtcgcagagacctagattcaaggaagatgattgggtgttcttgaagctatctcccatgaaggggatcatgcggtttggaaagaaagaaaaattaagtccgaggtatgtcgggccatatagaatcattcaaaggataggtcaggtggcgtacaagcttgagctaccacctgagctgtcattagtgcacccggtattccatgtgtccatgttgaagaaggtagttggagatccgtctgctattgtgccggttgagaccatcgagatcagtgaagaactgtcatatgaagagattccagttgctATCCTTGCTagacaggtccggaagttgaggaacaaagaaattgcatccgtaaaggtattatggcaaaaccagcaagtcgaagaagctacttggaaAGGCGAgaaagaaatgaaaaagaagtaccctcatttatttgaatagccatgtaatagctctataaagttgTTCCCCTTAAGTTTTGTATCACTggttcggctaatataaagacactcctttTTAGTTATATGTCCCCTATGAGGCTTCCATTGAGGTTATTTTGCATTCTACtatgtcatttaattctatatatgttgctaaggtgtgtttcggggctctctgacaggtggataggccttatacaaaggaaactctggcgaaattttaagaaagttaggaagttaggcaaataTGGGGCTGATGTTATGTGGTGCAACTGAAAATGTGTTAAgcaaaccttgatcctcattcgaggacggatgatcttaagtgggggaggatgtaaggacccgtaaaaatttaaaccaaaaaaaaatatttggggtttagtggtgccaagttagattcctgcgttattatagtagaGAATTCTTTTCGCCGcggttcgaactttttggattgaacagtaccctacggaatgagaggaaaatatttcacagaagaacgcatttctacggcccattatgcggccgcataatcactctgcgaaccgcataatggccgcagagtgaagcagtaagtttggccaacttgaggtcatttttgcggtcgattatgcgacagcataattgatatgcagaccgcatatcaatCGCATAATCTTGAGTTTttacggagggagttctgcggtgcattatgcgaacacagaacgagtatgcggaccgcatactggtcgcatacctaggccgtaagttcaggcccctgagggccatttatgcggtcactttgcggaccgcataaccattatgcggtcgcatatgcgactgcagacctgtgtcggggcaccatttttcttaatttaaaacctgacccccattccgttaaaacaccccatttagtctattttgagctcatttctgatatttctagtgtgtgagagagagagggttctagcgGGAGgaactaattttcatcaatcaatcttcatccatcactcaaagcttggaaatactcaagtagagcactcaatttcttcatccaaaaaggtaagacttcatcaccccagctcttaatttcaaacataactataatggggtattaataagatggtctATGGGTATGAGGGTTTTTTATCTTGCATTCATGTGTGGTAAAAAGAGTGTGGAAAagggaactagaaccatgaatgttttcctaattttgggttcaatttgtatattgcaaaaataaATTGAGGTTGCTAAAGGTTCcgaataattgtagagtctaaagaagcgcaattgaggtatgtatggctaactctcttcttcttagaatcgaactcttgGTGtacgaataattggtgtaagttccaacctGATTAttctagaattgtttgccttagtttgtttgattgaaagattcatgttccctcattattttagatggttaccatgtcatcatgctatttgagaacgtaattatgattttccaagctccttcccttatgtgtgaaatgccttatgtgatggtacttatcgacatgaatgatgatgttattcgaacaaataaaaaggggaaagatttgaattgtaaaatgtgcccaagtgccaagaactgttTAATAAATGAGGCTATTTGTTCCATGTAATGGAGATGAGAAAGAAATGTAAATTGAGTggacaattgaaagaggttatgtctcaagtgagatggcttagccgatcgggccgagatcggacgccatgctgtacacatagtggcatttgtgttggaattattgattcacattttggatatggatatgtctcacttggggtggcttagccggtcgggccgagaccggactccgtgtaaaaacacggtggcattgtgagttgtggcttggcCCTAAAGATTATCAACCTAAaaagatgaaaagattgaattGGGAATTGTGTAATCCTTATTTGGtgttttcttgtattttcatgaagtacttattgattattatgactgccttctctttgtttcactgttcattctactgagattggtgtttgccgtacatactagtactattggacagtactaacgtcccttttgcctggggagctacatctttgaatggatgtaggtggttccatcacagatagtgccgatcgcatatagtggtgctctctttctctcctcacagcagttttggtgagccccatttctcccaggggtcatgtagtccttcttttgtataagttttcacattttgaggtatagccggggcctagttgccggcattgtcatgttgctcttttgtatccttagaggctccgtagacctttttgtgggtcatgtatgtatgttggggcggtcattggatcgagttgtattttggaaacttaactatggcataatgcatataatgaaaaaaaaagaaaaagaagaagaactagcaacgtttatatatttatataactgatctctcccctgttttgcaaatggtgacgcattccctttttggatcatgaatgagtcgggtaggaaaggtttactaggcttgctcgaccgggttcactcagttgagcgccggtcgcgctccccgaggttgggcaTGAAAAACTTGTATCAGAGCATAAGGTTTTAAAATAttctaggatgtctcggagctgtgtctagtagagccttcttatcggtgtgttgtcgaccacatctataattagggggctacttggacatttaagaatgatacccttcattgttgttctatatcgtgcgatagagcggaaCATGAGGCTGtttcccctaactcgtgcattgttctaactttcagtaaatggcacctaagaagagagcaagaattggccaagaagccaatgccacACCAAGAGTGGCTGCtgatcccttacttgataatgcgggtgaggataataCCCCTACCATTACACTATCTAATTCGTCTACTCCAGAACagactaccccagttcctacacccgcggagggtgccacaatccctcccgccgatatacctgttccacctccagccccagctccaGGTCCCGGTATttttgatggggatcttaggggagctattcatatgctgactcagttagtagcttctcaggcccagaagTCAAATGTTGTACCCACCTTATTTAGCTCGCAAGAGAATTCTTCTagttccagggtaaacaggttccttcagttagaccctccagtgttcacaggtactgatacCGGGGCAGACCCTTAgtatttcattgatgagatgcataagactctccgagttatgcatgctactgaagtagagggagtagagttggcctcttatcgtctgaaaggggtggcatattcctggtttgaaaTGTGGGAATATTCCTGTGAGGAGGGGAGCTCtccggcgagatggagtgagttcacggatgccttcatagaccatttcttgcctgccgagactaaggcagaccgtgttgtggagtttgagacccttaaacagggtagtagaaatgtgtgggagtatcacatggagttcgtgcgccTGTCGAAGTATGCTGTTCATATGCTGCCGACTATGGAGGCAAGAGTGCATCGATTTGTGCacggccttagccctttggttattaatgaggctgccacagctggtttaaattctgacatgaactatggaaggatggtggcatttgcccaaGCTACGAAGGCTCAAAAgttaaagctcaggatggaacgggaaagtagtagtagggcccgatcagcgggcaaccttgGAGATTCATTtggaggtgggagatcagcttttcgaggaggatcatcagggccatcccagtcttatgctcagtcttcagctagtgccccgcCATCAGGGCACAGTCAGCAGTAGGGGAGTCACtttaggcccagtcagggcagcagggggtcccaccatcagggccgatcaggagggagattccagcagcagcagagggccccatgccctaaatgtgggaggatacattcgggagtctgctacctggaTATGCTAGTATGTTATGGATGCAGAATGAGaggccatattcagagggagtgtcgtgcatccTGTTAGGGTGCAGGCATGGGCACagctcagtcatccagtcctacagcTGCCACATATTTAGCacaccctccagctcgaggctcttCAGCACCCGTAGGGCGTGGTATAGCTAGGGGTgatgcacagagttcgggaggacccaaccgATTTTATGCTATGAGTGGTAAATAGAGTGCGGAGGCTTCCCCGAATGTcgtcataggtatattgactgttcaatctcatgatgtgtatgcccttattgacccccgatcttctttgtcctatattactccttatgttgctacgatcttcgggatagaaccggaatagcttcatgagccgttctctgtatctaccccAATTGGTGAGTTTATTACGGCCGTGCAGGTTTATAGAGGTTGTGTTATCACGGTGCGTGGTCAGGATACCATGGCCGACAttattgaactagggatgattgattttgacgtaataatgggaatggattagctttattcatgttttaccaaactcgattgccaagccagaatcatgaggcttgagtttcctaacgagccagcTGTTGAATGGGAGGGATATAATTTTATGcaaaaaggtaggtttatttcttaacttaaggccacaaagatgctCAAGAAAGGATATATATACCATTTGGTTCGAGTTATGGACACCACTACTAAGGTGCCTTcccttgaatctgtaccaattgtgcatgaattccccgatgtatttccggatgagctccctggaattcttccagacagggatattgattttgggattAATGTGATGCTGGGcatgcagcctatatccattccaccttatagaatggcgccgacagaattaaaagagctaaaggaacaactaagggatttgctagagaaaggtttcgtccggccgagtgtgtcgccttggggcgcaccagttATCTTTgtcaggaagaaagatggatcactgcagatgtgtattgattaccgggaactcaacaaagtcataatcaaaaacaaatacccattgcctagaatagatgatttgtttgatcaattacaaggtgctaagttcttctccaaaattgatttgttgtccgggtaccatcaattgaaggtaagggagcagaatattccgaaaacaactttcagaactcggtatgggcactttgaatttttggtaatgtctttcgggctaacaaatgccccggcagctttcatggatcttatgaatcgagtcttcaagccgttcctcgactcctttgtgatagtattcattgacgacatccttgtgtattcacgaagtcCAGAGGATCACGCCGATCACCTCACGGTAGTTCTGCaaactcttcatcaacaccaattgtatgcaaagttctcgaaatgtgaattttggcttgaatctgttacattcctgggtcatgtcgtctccggagaaggaattaaggttgatccacAAAAGATTGCAGCAGTGaaagattggcctagacctactaatctaacagagattcgcagtttcttgggtttggccgggtattataggagttcgtggaggggttctccactcttgtcTCTCCAttaactaaattgacgcagaaggtggttaagttccagtggtctgatgcttgtgaaacaagcttccaggaattgaaatcaagattgatttCGGCGCCGGTATtaaccctgccagagggtaccgaggggtttgtggtatattgcgatgcttcaaggatcggtcttgggtgtgtattaatgcaacatggtaaggtaatatcatatgcttcaaggcaacttaagaatcatgaaaagaactatccaactcatgacttagagcttgtggcggtggtttttgcattaaaaatttggcgtcattatttgtacggagtccatgtagatgtattcacggaccacaagattcttcaataaattttcaagcagaaggaattgaacttaaggcagagaaggtggctcgaattgctcaaagattatgatatcgacattttgtatcatccggggaaagctaatgtggtggcggatgctcttagtcggaagtcaatgggtagtttggctcacttggaggcatgtcaaaggcccttggcccgggaggttcactagttggccagtttgggagttcgtcttgcggacactaatgaagggggagtgattgtgcggaatagggcagaatcatcgcttgtgacggaggtcaaggagaagcaatacaatgatccagggTTGGTGCAGTTGAatgaggggattcataaacacaagACTACGGCCTTTTCTCTTAGCGTGGATGACGGTACATTATGGTACCAAGGgcaactatgtgttccaaatgtagatagtcttcgggaaagaatcatggcagaagctcatacttctagatattccgtgcacccaggttctacaaaaatgtatcatgacctcaaggaaATTTTCTGGTGGAAtaacatgaagaggggtgtggcagactttgtggaaaaatgttcaaactgtcaacaagtgaaggccgagcatcaaaggcccggtgagttagctcagagtatagaaattccaatattgaaatgggaaatgatcaacatggattttgtggtagggttaccgcgcactccgtgtaagtttgactcaacttgggtgatcgtggaccgactcacgaaatcaacacactttttaccagttaaatccaccgacactgtgaaacaatatgctcagttgtatatcaaggaaacaGTCAGGcgtcatggcactccagtttcaaTCATTTCCGATTGAGGGGCCCAGTTCACAGCTAATTTctagaagaaatttcagcaaggtttgggtacgtaggtaaatcttagcacgactttccatccacaaactgacgggcaagcagagcggactattcagatgcttaaggacatgttgcgtgcatgtgtgcttgacttcaagggtagctgggatgatcatttgccactcatagaatttgcttatgacaacagcttccatgctagtattcaaatggtgccgtttgaggccttgtatggtaggagatgtagatcgccgattgggtggttcgaggttggagaagctgaactaataggaccagaccttgtgcatcaggctatggaaaaggttaagatcataaaagagcggttgaaaactgctcagagtcgtcaaaaatcctattcggatgttcgtcgcagagacttagaattcaaggaagatgattgggtattcttgaaggaatctcccatgaaggggatcatgcagtttggaaagaaaggaaaattaagttcgaggtatgtcgggccgtatagaatcattcaaaggataggtcaggtggcgtacaagcttgagctaccacctgagctatcattagtgcacccggtattccatgtgtccatgttgaagaaggtagttggagatccgtctactattgtgccggttgagaccatcgagatCAGTGAAGAACTatcatatgaagagattccggttGCTATCCTTGCTagacaggtccgaaagttgaggaacaaagaaattgcatgcGTAAATATATTATGGCGAAATcagcaagtcgaagaagctacttgggaagccgagaatgaaatgaaaaagaagtaccctcatttatttgaatagccatgtaatagctctataaagttTGTTCCCCTTaagttttgtatcacttgttcggctaatataaagacactcctttTTAGTTATATGTCCCCTATGAGGCTTCCGTTGAGGTTATTTTGCATTCTACTGTgccatttaattctatatatgttgctaaggtgtgtttcggggctctctggcaggtggataggccttatacaaaggaaactctggcgaactTTTCAGAAtgttaggaagttaggcaaatctGGGGCTGATGTTATGTGGTGcaactgaaactgtgttaagcaaaccttgatcctcattcgaggacaaatgatcttaagtgggggaggatgtaaggacccgtaaaaatttaaaccaaaaaaaaaacttGGATTTTagtggtgccaagttagattcctgcgttattatagtagaaaattcttctcgccgcggttcggactttttggattgaacagtaccctacggactgagaggaaaatatttcacagaagaacgcatttctgcggcctattatgcggccgcataatcactctgcggaccgcataatggccgcaaagtgaagcagtaagtttggccaacttgaggtcatttttgcggtcgattatgcgaccgcataattgatatgcggaccgcatatcgatcgcataatccctcttgagtttttgcagagggagttctgcggtgtattatgcgaccgcagaacgagtatgcggaccgcatactggtcgcatacctaggccataagttcaggcccctgaggacCATttatgcggtcactttgcggaccgcataaccattatgcggtcgcatatgcgactgcagacctgtgtcgaggcaccatttttcttaatttaaaacctgacccccattccgttaaaacaccccatttagtctattttgagctcatttctgatatttctagtatgtgagagagagagggttctagcgGGAGgaactaattttcatcaatcaatcttcatccatcactcaaagcttggaaatactcaagtagagcactcaatttcttcatccaaaaaggtaagacttcatcaccccagctcttaatttcaaacataactataatggggtattaataagatggtccatgggtatgagggttgtttatcttgcattcATGTGTGGTAAAAAGAGTGTGGAAAagggaactagaaccatgaatgttttcctaattttgggttcaatttgtatattgcaaaaataaATTGAGGTTGCTAAAGGTTCcgaataattgtagagtctaaagaagcgcaattgaggtatgtatggctaactctcttcttcttagaatcgaactcttgGTGtacgaataattggtgtaagttccaacctGATTAttctagaattgtttgccttagttcgtttgattgaaagattcatgttctctcattgttttagatggttaccatgtcatcatgctatttgagaacgtaattatgattttccaagctccttcccttatgtgtgaaatgccttatgtgatggtacttatcgacatgaatgatgatgttattcgaacaaataaaaaggggaaagatttgaattgtaaaatgtgcccaagtgccaagaactacttaataaatgaggctatttgtgccatgtaatggagatgggaaagaaatgtgaattgagtggacaattgaaagaggttatgtctcaagtgagatggcttagccgatcgggccgagatcggacgccatgctgtacacatggtggcatttgtgttggaattattgattcacattgtggatatggatatgtctcacttgggatggcttagccggtcgggccgagaccggactccgtgtaaaaacacggtggcattgtgagttgtggcttggccctaaagattattaacctaaaaagatgaaaagattgaattGGGAATTGTGTAATCCTTATTTGgtattttcttgtattttcatgaagtacttattgattattgtgactgccttctctttgtttcactgttcattctactgagattggtgtttgccttacatactagtactattcgacagtactcacatcccttttgccgggggtgctacatctttgaatggatgtaggtggttccatcgcagatagtgccgatcgcatatagt
This sequence is a window from Nicotiana tomentosiformis chromosome 5, ASM39032v3, whole genome shotgun sequence. Protein-coding genes within it:
- the LOC138892470 gene encoding uncharacterized protein — translated: MHKTLRVMHATEVEGVELASYRLKGVAYSWFEMWEYSCEEGSSPARWSEFTDAFIDHFLPAETKADRVVEFETLKQGSRNVWEYHMEFVRLSKYAVHMLPTMEARVHRFVHGLSPLVINEAATAGLNSDMNYGRMVAFAQATKAQKLKLRMERESSSRARSAGNLGDSFGGGRSAFRGGSSGPSQSYAQSSASAPPSGHSQQ